The following proteins come from a genomic window of Musa acuminata AAA Group cultivar baxijiao chromosome BXJ1-7, Cavendish_Baxijiao_AAA, whole genome shotgun sequence:
- the LOC135679860 gene encoding PTI1-like tyrosine-protein kinase At3g15890, which translates to MLQSCLCCFSLGEQEASRRSNESHGHPWRTYRLRELIHATENFHQGNKLGEGGFGAVYWGRTSKGVEIAVKRLKAMTAKAEMEFAIEVEILARVRHENLLSLRGFSAGRKERLIVYDYMPNNSLHCHLHGRRSAEVLLDWRTRMRIAIGAAEGLAYLHHEASPHIIHRDIKASNVLLDADFCPKVADFGFAKLIPEGVSHMTTRVKGTLGYLAPEYAMLGKVSESCDVYSFGILLLEIVSARKPIEKLSGGVMRDIVQWASPLAANGAWDRIADPRLGGRFKQDELQDAVVIALRCADINPENRPTMKEVVALLKGR; encoded by the exons ATGCTTCAGAGTTGCCTTTGCTGCTTCTCACTTGGCGAACAGGAGGCCTCACGGAG ATCGAATGAGAGCCATGGCCATCCTTGGCGAACCTATAGGTTGAGGGAGCTGATCCATGCCACGGAGAACTTTCACCAAGGGAACAAGCTCGGAGAAGGCGGCTTTGGTGCTGTCTACTGGGGTAGAACTAGCAAAGGAGTAGAG ATTGCCGTGAAGCGGCTCAAAGCCATGACAGCCAAGGCGGAGATGGAATTCGCCATCGAAGTCGAGATTCTTGCAAGGGTGAGACACGAGAATCTTTTGAGCCTTAGAGGATTCTCTGCAGGCAGAAAGGAGAGGCTGATCGTCTACGACTACATGCCAAACAACAGCCTCCACTGCCATCTCCATGGCCGTCGTTCTGCCGAAGTGCTGCTTGATTGGCGGACGAGGATGCGGATCGCCATCGGAGCCGCCGAAGGACTAGC GTACTTGCACCACGAGGCAAGCCCTCATATCATACACAGGGACATCAAGGCCAGCAACGTGCTCCTCGACGCAGACTTCTGCCCCAAGGTTGCCGATTTCGGGTTCGCGAAGTTGATACCGGAGGGAGTGAGCCACATGACGACGAGGGTGAAGGGAACCCTAGGCTACCTTGCACCGGAGTACGCCATGCTTGGGAAGGTCTCCGAGAGCTgcgacgtgtacagcttcggcATCCTATTGCTCGAGATCGTGAGCGCGAGGAAGCCCATCGAGAAGCTGTCCGGCGGCGTCATGCGCGACATCGTGCAGTGGGCATCGCCCCTGGCGGCGAACGGTGCATGGGACCGCATTGCAGACCCTCGGCTCGGCGGAAGGTTCAAGCAAGACGAGCTACAGGATGCGGTGGTTATCGCCTTGCGGTGCGCCGATATCAACCCCGAGAACCGACCGACGATGAAGGAAGTGGTGGCGCTTCTGAAAGGTCGGTGA